In Pirellulales bacterium, the following are encoded in one genomic region:
- a CDS encoding UvrB/UvrC motif-containing protein: MAKRKDIDNLLANWPYQPGDVMARVVKASDGREVLQMRIDLGVMQLEVDGRPDGARPQGAETYFDYLLSLVIHKGDDFVLTVEQCAEADREFVQFYHRRICWLTLRRFRKAVKDADHTLGFMDFAKQHSPDEEWTLSHEQYRPFVLFHRIQAAALAVLEDQGPEAAIGEINRGLDRFRSLFEEYDAGERFDDDELVKRLVELQDSLRNHYKVGRTLDEQLADAVAAEQYELAAKLRDKIAGRGSKRN, encoded by the coding sequence ATGGCAAAACGGAAAGATATTGACAATCTGCTAGCAAACTGGCCCTACCAGCCCGGCGATGTAATGGCACGGGTAGTGAAGGCCAGCGACGGCCGCGAAGTGCTGCAAATGCGGATCGATTTGGGTGTCATGCAGCTCGAAGTCGATGGTCGGCCCGACGGCGCGCGTCCGCAGGGCGCCGAAACATACTTCGATTATTTGCTGTCGCTGGTGATTCACAAAGGGGATGACTTTGTGCTGACCGTCGAGCAATGTGCCGAGGCGGATCGAGAATTCGTGCAGTTCTACCATCGCCGCATCTGCTGGCTGACGCTACGACGATTTCGCAAAGCTGTCAAAGACGCCGACCACACGCTCGGATTTATGGATTTTGCGAAGCAGCATTCTCCCGATGAGGAATGGACACTGTCGCACGAGCAATATCGGCCGTTCGTGCTGTTCCACCGCATTCAGGCCGCGGCACTAGCGGTCCTGGAAGATCAAGGCCCCGAAGCCGCAATTGGAGAAATCAACCGCGGTCTCGATCGTTTTCGCTCGCTGTTCGAAGAGTACGATGCCGGCGAGCGATTCGACGATGATGAACTCGTCAAGCGGCTCGTCGAACTGCAAGACTCGCTCCGCAATCACTACAAGGTCGGCCGCACTCTCGATGAGCAGTTGGCCGACGCGGTTGCCGCGGAACAGTACGAACTGGCGGCGAAATTGCGCGACAAGATCGCCGGCCGAGGATCGAAGCGAAACTAA